Genomic segment of Malania oleifera isolate guangnan ecotype guangnan chromosome 7, ASM2987363v1, whole genome shotgun sequence:
ccgcatgcttgctaagcctgattttcgacatgctcttcagaattatctgaaataaaaatatgattggagtgagacgacgctcagtaagtaaataagattattattagtgtgtggccaaaatgagctttttaaaaatttcgtaaaataatatttaatattataacttcaaaactgtctctagaataaatataaattttaaaatttctgtataaaacttttaccatcaactataacagtaaaattttataatcatatactataactgttaaattaaacttttaactttaaaactgtataaatatttaataataaatatacatatacttttccttatacgttttctttagatcgtcatttaagcactagaatgatccttttcatataaacttacactttttcttcaaatcatcagcgactttgtatacgtaattaactatgtataaatatatatattgtaaaaaccacccttaggcctgtttgtcgtaagtcatgtttacccccatgactgggttgtgcggtctgaagactcttaactggctagccgaccaaactaaatcaacgtacgtaaactttaagtgagatttttccttattaagtcttagttcggaatcaggtgtgcactcaggagaaatccactaacataaataaccactctgtaaatagtgtgggtgcactctgatccgtataaactttaagctgcagtACCGAGCgtttgtaactttgaactttcgttgccataaggggttttaaaattattttattataatttatgcaatttaaaataatatcgtgaaaatctcatctttactcatattttcataaaaatgtaacgtaaaaataaactcgtgccacacaattttcgtgttaaaaatatatataattttatttttgaatagaaagaaatgctgaaaatttacccgaggggattagaacatttcttaacccaaaaatagatgcaagaatattaaagatagaacttgtataattaaatatgcgtaaaaataaactcatggaaattttgtggaactaattaacataattgaaatttacttataaaataaacttgggtatgaattttaaataaaaaaaaactaacgtaatcaaaatttacttaccttcttctttacgaacactgtaactatctctaagaaatgagatcggaaagagtgggtgattgagaacttaatcaaaaattctctctctaccataatttctttcactcactaattcttctctttcttggaaaattgttgtgaaaaatgaaggttgagagctccctatttataggaaaattttggggaagaaatgaaatttataaaagtgtggagagataggtgaaattataaatttaaaaaaaattaaagaatgggcaagggatgggcaaggtatgggttgagtatggaatgaggatggaggtcatgtgggagtacttgccaccattcccattaaataaatttttaattaatcacttacctaattaattaatcaattagttaatttattattttattatttttcttaatcattattatcattattattattatcattgttattatttttaaactatttttagtatttatttatttttgaacaagaattaaatttaaattttgaatactcatgtgggccccacacaacttcaaaatctgaatggatcctacgtaactcaaATAACTCTTATGcgatcctacatagctttgagactcgtgtaaacctccatacggtttcgggactcatgtgggccccacacagtcttgtgggcccgcataggatacctatattattattattttatcatatatttttacaaattatatcaatcaaaacattattttatgtacttatttacgtatataaacagtgtcttgtggcttcaggactcatgtggaccccacatagtcttgtgggctcCATATATGATATctatattattatcttattatgtatttttacaaattatgtctgtcaaaacactattttatgtatatatacttatttacgtgtacaaacagtgtctatcctgtttatcctatgaaattccattttgaccaggctgacctccagggagcgactgagccgcaatagtctctgagcactcgcttagataaagtctttcttaggcatcaaacatggaatcaaagatcctacagaaaaacacttctgtattgatattaacttaatgatcatttttattattttattattattgtgctttaatcatgtatatatttttgggtcatcacatggtatgtatatatataaatgacttccgctgttaggttgtgaaTATGATGATGACTGTGTACTCGGTACCCTATTCGagtcgggttatgtattatggtatcaatAATTACATGGCCGAtttgtgattatatgttttatttgtatggaaaaaaatggtatgaaaaattggggcgtcacactTTTCTTCGAAGATTCCCTCCCAAAAACCAACCAACCAActtaacattcaaattcaaattttgaatttcagtcTCGCTACCCaaaaacaaaaccatcgacggttttcttgagATTTCCTAAAACCGTCTACAGTTTGAGATACTGAGAGCATGTTTCTGAAGATGTTTGAGATTTCAATGAAATCATCAACTATCTGAGAAAGTcacagaaaaccatcgacgattttctccCATAATGCTGCACTATGTTCTTCTCCTTGTGTAAGTTAGTCATTTCAAGAAATGAGCCTCTAATCACAACAcacactctctttctctcattgGTGACATACAAAATAGGTGCTTTGTATATGATGCTAGCTTCTACTCCCAAACCTTCATCAAGCCCCAACAAGCTTCTCCCGCTGAACCCCTCTCCAACATTGTCAGTGTGTTAGAATTTACACTGCCTTCACCATCTCTAATGTTTGTTTACCCTAATGACACAACCTTGACATGGCCATATTGAAGTCTGCCACTGGTGTATGTATTTGTGAGGGTTGCATGCACAATGTCAATGGCAAGCGCATAAACCACCtaattacaaaaaattaaaagagagagagagagagagagagagagagagagagagagagaagctagCAGCTCTTGTGAAGGGCAACAAAAGTTCCCACACGATCACTTTTTTATCTATAAATATACTAATAGAATAAGtctaattttattaaataaagaTCAATTCCAATTTATTTGGACTGAAGTTATAGTGTTTCCATTCTCATGAATGTATTCTAATCACAATACCATTTCgtcattaattttataaattaaacaaaataatttGATTCTATTAGTGTGGTTTAATTACATTTTagttatgatttttaaaatcaaattaaaaaattatatgtgaaattatgaattttaaatcttaaatttaaattaatgtaaattttaacaaaatttaatatggttttatattatatatatatttttaaaatttacacaaatttcaATTTAAGATGTATCACAGACACGGACAAAGAAAAATGCAAAAACGTGTCTACCGTGcggctaaaaccctaaaccagcTTCCCTCTAAAAGGCTATAAAAACCACACCCCCCGCCGTTTCCCTCGTTCCCTGGCCGTAGCCACCACTGCACGGCTGCAACCTTATTCATCAATGGCGGAATCTCAGATAGCCAAGACTTTCCCAGTGAAACCCAAGCAAAAACCCAAACCGAAAAAACCCTCGTCAACCCCAGAATCCAAATACTGGCGATCCTTCAACTCCCACCAAATCCCAAACCTCATCTCCTCTGTTACCTCCATCGACTTCTCCCCCGTTTCTCCTCATGATTTCGCTGCCACATTCTCCACCTCCCTCACCATCTATAACTCTGAAACCTTCGAACCCAAGACCACTATCCCTGCCTTCTCCGATGTCGCCTTCTCCGCTGCCTTCCGCTCTGATGGCAAGCTCATCGCCGCTGGTGGACAGTCCGGCTTGGTGCAAGTATTCGATATCAAGACCCGATCTGCCCTTCGTCAGCTGCGTGGCCACACACGACCTGTTCGTCTCGTTCGATACCCTCGCTTTGATCGGTTGCATCTGTTCTCCGGCGGCGACGATGCGCTGGTTAAGTATTGGGACATTGCGGGCGAGACTCAGATCGTCGAATTGAAAGGACATAAAGATTATGTGCGGTGCGGGTCAGGTTCTCCAGCAAGTTCGGAGATGTTTGCGACAGGTTCCTACGATCATACTGTTAGGTTGTGGGATGTGAGGGTTTCAAGTTCCAACTCGGTGATGGAGGTTAATCATGGGAAACCGGTCGAGGATGTAATTTTTTTACCTTCTGGTGGTTTAATTGTGACGGCAGGAGGAAATAGTGTGAAGATTTGGGATGTGATAGGAGGCGGGAAGCTTGTCCACACAATAGAGAGTCATAATAAGACTGTTACTTCGTTATGTGTGGGGAAGATTGGTAAGGATAGTGGGGAGGAGTCCCAACAGTATCGGCTTTTGAGTGTGGCGTTGGATGGGTATATGAAAGTTTTTGATTACTCAAAGATGAAGATTACCCATTCAATGAGGTTCCCAGCGCCCCTTTTGTCAGTTGGGTTCTCCCCGGATTGCTCTACAAGAGTTATTGGTACTTCAAATGGGATCATATTTGCTGGCAAGAGGAAGAAGGTGAAACATGAGGAGTCGAGGTTAGGAGATTTTGTGGGTTTGGGTTCAATTGGGGAAGAACCCCAGAGACGGGTGTTGAAGCCCTCGAATTATCGGTATTTTCATCGGAGCCAGGGAGAGAAGCCTTCAGAAGGGGATTACTTGGTTTTAAGGCAGAAGAAGGTGAAATTGTCCGAACATGATAAGCTATTGAAGAAGTTTAGACACAGGGAAGCTTTGGTGTCTGCATTAAGGGGCAAGAATCCAGAAAATGTGGTGGCAGTGATGGAGGAACTGGTGGCGAGGAAGAAGTTGTTGAAATGTGTATCGAATTTGGACACAGAGGAGCTTGGATTGTTGTTGATGTTCCTGCAGAGGCACTCTACCTTGCCAAGGTTTTCTGGATTGTTAATGAGGTTAACAAGGAAGGTTGTAGAAATGCGTGCTGAAGATATTAGAGCTTCCGACATCTTGAAAGGCCACATTAGAAACCTTAAGCGGTCAGTTGATGAGGAGATACGGGTTCAACAGTCATTGCAGGAGATACAGGGTATAATTTCTCCATTGTTGAGGATTGCTGGAAGAAGATAGTTTGACTGACAATGGGATTCATCCAATAATTGTACCTACATCAATCCGCATCCATAGGTCTTAATCAGGATCTTTGGTTATTTGTTGAAGCAtttgttcttttaattttcttttcttttttcctttttgtggGATGAGATAAGTTGCAAGGTTTTTGTTGTTGGAATTTTGCCTTcctgtttaattttttttattaaaaaattcaatAGAGGAATCTCCGTGAAATATATGTTTCTTACTATTCCATGGTTGGTGTCATTGATATTTTGATGGCAATGCATTTTTGTAGCGACTATGTTGATGGAGAAATGACGGGGAATGTGGGGTTTTCTATGCCATCCTGTTTACTATCTTAAATTTGCTTTAGCTGCTACTTGTTAATGTTGAAGTTTCTACACTAAAGTTTAGGCTTAAACATCCTAATTTTTTTCTGTTTTCCCCACACAAACAGAAACGGTTCTCGTGTAAAATTTTTCTCTGGCTTCATTTGCTTGACAAAGCaagttaagaaaaattaaaaattgactCTTGTTTTTCCAGTCCTTTCAAGGATTTGGGGGAACAGAAATAACGATAATAAAAGGGGAGAAACACCACTTAATTAGGCCTGCTACAACTACTTTGTCCATTTTTTCTAATGTTTTAGGGAAAAAAAGGAATAAAACATAGGTTTAGAATTTTGGACTATTCT
This window contains:
- the LOC131160130 gene encoding protein SLOW WALKER 1 gives rise to the protein MAESQIAKTFPVKPKQKPKPKKPSSTPESKYWRSFNSHQIPNLISSVTSIDFSPVSPHDFAATFSTSLTIYNSETFEPKTTIPAFSDVAFSAAFRSDGKLIAAGGQSGLVQVFDIKTRSALRQLRGHTRPVRLVRYPRFDRLHLFSGGDDALVKYWDIAGETQIVELKGHKDYVRCGSGSPASSEMFATGSYDHTVRLWDVRVSSSNSVMEVNHGKPVEDVIFLPSGGLIVTAGGNSVKIWDVIGGGKLVHTIESHNKTVTSLCVGKIGKDSGEESQQYRLLSVALDGYMKVFDYSKMKITHSMRFPAPLLSVGFSPDCSTRVIGTSNGIIFAGKRKKVKHEESRLGDFVGLGSIGEEPQRRVLKPSNYRYFHRSQGEKPSEGDYLVLRQKKVKLSEHDKLLKKFRHREALVSALRGKNPENVVAVMEELVARKKLLKCVSNLDTEELGLLLMFLQRHSTLPRFSGLLMRLTRKVVEMRAEDIRASDILKGHIRNLKRSVDEEIRVQQSLQEIQGIISPLLRIAGRR